The genome window AACCTTCCATGGAAGTTTGCACCTGCTATAAAAATGTTAGTCTCCTAGAGGTACTATAAGTCTAGGGCCTCAAAGGAAGCCCTGCCTAGTGGAAGCGTTTTTGTCGTACAGAATGTATTTGTATTTGTGTTTGATAAAGAGGGCCAGAGATAGGACTTACAGGATGCATGGGATTCATGGGATTCAGGCCATAGCTAGCAGGATAGGGATTTACTGGATAAATACTTTCCACATTGCCATAATTTGCACTATAACCTGGACCTGAAATTGCATATTTCAACTCATAAAATGTAAGGCCCCTGACAAAATATTCATCGAGGCTGCTTTTCAGCACTTAGATGTGCAGCTCTTTACATACTATAAAATTCCATCCAATTAAGTTATGAGGCAAGATTTAAACTTTTTGTGAATGCAACAGATGACGTATCTCATATGCCCATTGCTTAACAGTTTATCAGCGAGGCAAGATAAAATACCCACAGGTACCTGGATTCCCAATTGCAGCAGCAGCGCGAGCTCTTTTTTCAGCATTTGCCATCTCTGCACGAAGTTTCTCTAGCTCCCTTGCCATTGAGACTAACTTCTTCTCCATCACCTGACCATGCTCATAATTCTCTGCATACCCCTTTTTCTCATATTCAATAGCAGTCCTAAAagccaagaaagaaagaaagaagtaaAAATCCAGATGCAAAGTCTAAAGATAAATCAAAACGCACCAAAAGTTCCTACCTAGTTCGCTGCAATTCTTGTTTCAAACCTTCAATATCTGCCTTTATTGCAGGGACCTGCTGTAACTCAGCAGTCATTCTAGCCAAATCTTCAGTCATCAATTGAGCCTTAGCTGTAAGCTCTTGCCTTGCTGCAGTTAGCTCCTTAACATCACCATGTACTCGCATAAGTTCAGTCCTCATGCTATCCACCGCCTGAAGATCCCTATCCATTTTGACAGACTTCTCATAAAGTTCTCTCATCTGGATATCTTTCTCTGCATGCAATAAACCTGCATACTCATGCGTGCGCTGAAGCTCAAACTGTGCAACTTCCAGTTCCTGCTTGAGCGCCACGTGTGTTGCAGCCAACCTCTGGTTATCAATCAGCAGACCTTGAATCTCATCATGTTGAACAGCCAATCTCTCCTCTATAATAGCAGGGTGAGGAGGAAGTTGTCTAAGATCCATACCCATCGGTGGTTCTCTCATTTCCTCCAGCAATGCAGGATGAGGAACTGGCCCACGGCCTCTCACAAACTGAGGAGATTCGTGAACAGGTGGAAGCATCCCACCATGTGCAATACCTTTGATTGGCACAGGAGGCCCACGATTTCTTCCAgccattattttttttcacttgATTTGCTTACAAAAACTCACTAGCTGAATGGCGGATAAATTAGGCACTGATGCACAAGTATTTCCCAGTCAGCATATGAAGGATAATCaaattgaataaataaaaaaccAAAGCTATCACTAGctaaatattttcttttaattttgtggaTGCTTGGAAAAATTCCTAGTAGCAGGTATTCTGGTAGACCAATCGTAACTCCCAAATGTCATCTTCCAGTCAATAAACAATGGTCAAAGTTTCGCTCTTTGACGCCAAAGAACGGTTAAAGTCTGAATTTAACGCAAAACCATCTTCGAAAAATATGCATTTGTCAATAATTTGAGAAGACATTATCAGACCAAGGAACAGAATCAAGATTCTACGCCATCAAACAT of Coffea arabica cultivar ET-39 chromosome 5c, Coffea Arabica ET-39 HiFi, whole genome shotgun sequence contains these proteins:
- the LOC113688560 gene encoding protein FLX-like 1 isoform X1; translation: MAGRNRGPPVPIKGIAHGGMLPPVHESPQFVRGRGPVPHPALLEEMREPPMGMDLRQLPPHPAIIEERLAVQHDEIQGLLIDNQRLAATHVALKQELEVAQFELQRTHEYAGLLHAEKDIQMRELYEKSVKMDRDLQAVDSMRTELMRVHGDVKELTAARQELTAKAQLMTEDLARMTAELQQVPAIKADIEGLKQELQRTRTAIEYEKKGYAENYEHGQVMEKKLVSMARELEKLRAEMANAEKRARAAAAIGNPGPGYSANYGNVESIYPVNPYPASYGLNPMNPMHPQVQTSMEGYPQYGPGPGTWGAYDMQRAQGPR
- the LOC113688560 gene encoding protein FLX-like 1 isoform X2, with translation MAGRNRGPPVPIKGIAHGGMLPPVHESPQFVRGRGPVPHPALLEEMREPPMGMDLRQLPPHPAIIEERLAVQHDEIQGLLIDNQRLAATHVALKQELEVAQFELQRTHEYAGLLHAEKDIQMRELYEKSVKMDRDLQAVDSMRTELMRVHGDVKELTAARQELTAKAQLMTEDLARMTAELQQVPAIKADIEGLKQELQRTRTAIEYEKKGYAENYEHGQVMEKKLVSMARELEKLRAEMANAEKRARAAAAIGNPGPGYSANYGNVESIYPVNPYPASYGLNPMNPMHPVQTSMEGYPQYGPGPGTWGAYDMQRAQGPR